cacacaaacacactcACTCACATGAAATTCCCAACGTtttattcaatttgaaaatACAAAGGAAATGACAAATAACTTGCGCCTGATACCCCGGCCCATATATTCCAAAAAGTACTGCCGGCCCCCACAAGACAGCCATGTCTATATATGCAATCGATCACCAATAATGCCTTGCAGTTGACAGCCCCAATTATTAGGTAGCGCCAGTCGAGGGCATGGCCCCGGCCGCCAAGGTTCTCCCATTATAAGAACATTAACCAAAAATGGGCACCTAAGATGTGCCcaattttcaaacaatttttgggttgggaaagataaatttatatacaaCATAATGTCGCATTTTAATGCCAATGTGTGCTTTATCAAATGCCAAgaaaaatttatcataattttatttttatgattttatatattttttcctaattacaatttatttgtataatatattataaatttttcacaactacaaaaactataaataaattctatggACTATACATAAACTTAACAAGAAATAATTATAGCTATTTAACTTCGAgcatttatttgaaatttaatttgtcTTCTTATGCATTTTTATGCacaaattaatttcttattagTGTTATTGATATACATTAtgtcattaattatttattctctGTTATcatcaattttataatttatctatttgTGTAATATTATGCATGTTTTTGTTTAgagtatttttatatgttaaattatttatttgtgacatttttcaataatattaatcATTTTACATGTTATATAGAAATTttaatataactatatatatatatgtatttctttataatatttattttaaatatatccaAAACAATACCAATACCATTCTATACCGatattttagagaaaaattcaaataagcCATTAATCATCCATAAATGGAGTCACCTTAATTAACCAtcgaattttcattttaacactATTAGATGGTGGTTTAAGTCTATAATAATGTTGTCAATAATTGATATATAGTTGGCTAACATGGCCTTAATTATGAAAGTTCAATGacttattgatatattttaaagttcaataatCAATTTGGCCTGTAAACCAAAATTATAGCGGCCAATTTAGcttaaggaaaaattattttgaaaagggCAAAGTGgctactaaattttaaaatttgttaaataaattactaaaaaatttctttttatactCTTCTTGTTTCATAAAGAGGGAAAGGTAACGAGGGCAACTAGCATAACAACCCTTTCTGGACATAAACCATGAAAGCCCtcttcaatatatatacattatgggCTATTACGCTCACTGTATAAGTTCAAGTCTACTGCCTCAATGCACGTCCACGTTTGATAATTCTAAAATTCAATCATCTAATTAACCACTACCAACAAAGGGTGCCTCCCCAATAACTAGGCTACCACACCGTGGTACGTAGTACGTAAAccactaattaaattttcataaacaGATCgagttgtcttttttttttttttttttctaaatttaggaTATAAAATAAGTAACAATGTTTGACTTCTTATGAAAACTAGCTAACGAAGAGTTCACGTCACGGGTAATGAACACTTAAATAagttttgtttattaatttttattaccttaatttcctaATATCCAGAATGCCATAAATAAAGGTTGAAAGCGCCTGAATCCACTTGTACAGAAAGAGATTTAAAACAACCGCCGGCCACTACGTACATTAATTGATTCAAACTAAAAGAACTAACTAATGCTGAAATTATCTATCCCTTGTGCCAGACTGTTACAGTACACGGGCTGGGCCAGGCGGGCGGCCCAAGAACAACCCAGCTTATTTGACAAAGATTTGAATTTAATGTGGACGCTTCTACAGAGAATATTTGAAACTTTTTTATTGTCAATTAGGTGGTAGCATGTGCCTGTTCTTGatatgccatatatatatatatatatatatatgctaattataaaattttcataaattagtTTAACTAATTGATAAGTTGAGTTTGATtcgaaattttttattatgtgtatatatacatttagACTTAATAATATGGCCAAATATCCGTAgacatttttatactttaagCTAACTCATAAATATGCATAGTCGACATATACATGCAAAATACGCATATACATGTATGGTAAAATAACGTCTCCATATGTATAGATCTAGATGTCCCTGCACGAATAGGCTTGCGGATCCATGCATCATGACCCACATGGGATGCGTTGACTTTTCTTCATTGGTCATATCTCTGACTCTTTATCTTATGCGGGTTTCCGATTTTGTTGCCGGACTCAGCGAGGAACATGACCCGTACGTTATACAACTCTTTTAATCGGagctttattttttaatactaatatttatttatatatataaatatgatcaCTTGAAGTTGAAGTTCGTATGGAAGTGGATTATAgtttacataattaattaatgttgttatCTTATCATTCTAAATTATTATTCTTGGCAAATAGTTTAATTTAGGGACGTGTACGTTTTCCAAGCAATGCGACAATGAGAATCCAAAATTGTTTCTTAATCCCTAATGTGGAGGAGGCTGCGTGCACatttctatatctatatatatatatcaacataaaagattaattaatggGGAATTAAGGTACATTATacgtttattattattattatttagaaaaaaaaattatgatcttAATTAAGATCTTAATTATGCATGATTACGTACACCTGAAAGTTGCCCTATAAAAGGAGGCTGGCCTCCAGCTCCCCAACGCAATTAATCTGCTTGAATCAAACATGGAAGGTTACATTTCTTCTTGCCATCTTCTGCTCGCATTCCTGATCTTCACGGCTCTCCTATTGGTCTCTCCGCCAGTCTCCGCCGCCTCCCAGTCTCAGCACTACAAAACCTTCATAAGAACCTCCTGCAACGTCACAACCTACCCGGCCCTTTGCTACAAGACCCTCTCGCCCTACGCCACCACCATCAAATTAGACCCCTGGAGTCTCTGCAACGCCGCCCTCTCAGCCGCCGTCACGGCCGCCCAGAAATCGTCCTCCACGGTATTGAAGCTAGCCAAGAAGAAGCGTTTGAAGGCCAGAGAGGCTGCAGTGATCTGGGACTGCATAGAGAACATCCAGGACAGCATTGAAGAGCTCAAGCAATCGGCCAACGCCATGAGAGGCATTGGCGGCAGTGAAGATAAGCGGTTTGAGATGGCGAACATCAAGACATGGATCAGCGCCGCCATAACCGACCAGGATACTTGTACGGATGGATTTGTTGACAGCGAAGTGAGTGGCaatgtgaagaagaagataaatcgCCGCATTTCCATGTTCATCGGAGTGGCAAGTAATGCTTTGTCTCTCCTCAACCAGCTCAGTTATTAAGAATGCTCCACATATCTACGTACATATGTTCCCCTCCCTCCAAATAATGCagttttaatcaaaataataatgcagttttaatcaaaataataatgcaGTTTTAATCAAAATGGGCGCCAATGTTAAAGTTTAGTAACAACATAACACATTTTATTAactgtaattattacataagaTATCATCATTTAAGTTTTAACAGAGacaattttgtaaattaattggTCCTAAACTTTAaacgtattttttttttaaaaaaataatcatatatttGGATAATTCGGTTTATtaggttaattaaaaattaaattttagtgttAAAAGAGAACAgaaaataacaatatattaatatttttcatacatATACGTACCAAACCTAATTCAATAAAGAATTGAATAATTAAccaaattgaattaatttaattcaaaatttcaattttaatcaaataattctcGTGAGAATCTAGTGCTATGCAGAAAGTGTGTGTTAGTTCGGCAAATGAGCACATTGAGAATTGAGAAATGCGCCTAACGAAGcacaaaaattcaaaagtaATATACCATATATATGATGATATTTTTCATGGTAATATGAtctataattaagaatattgCTTCCTTAtagtataattaaaaagaatataaggAAAGtttactatttaattaaatatacactATAATTAATTAGATCAAACTTTGACTTTTCCCCTATATGTGCCAAAATGATTAATATCCTGAATTGACTAAAATCTCATTCATTTCTGTCCACCTgtttttctttatattaattcaattatttactaattgattatcaaaaaaattacttattaattaataaagcaCTTCATTGATCCAAGATACAGCTAGCTAGTTTTGGTCTCTCCCTAATAACAACATTGGTGTGCAATTGACCTATAGCAAAACATTTATTCAATGTCGTgatgtttataaataataaacaaataattttggtcTAATGTCACTCAAGCAtataattttgcatatatttcggtcttattgaaacattaatgatGAATCATACAATTGGCTATGTGtaaaagagaataaagaaaCATGAACAAAATTACAGAACTTAACTAAACCATCAAGCGATTGATGTGAACAAACATCCGAAGCGTTATAATGAAGAAGAGATGCGCTTATCAAACACCAGAAACCCAGATTGTCAAATCAATCACCGGCTGCCGGCCGGTGCACCGTCGACTAAAGCTTAGCAGCAAACTGGTTAACCAGTGCCAGTGCATTACTAGTAAGCTTCATAACGTTGGTAACCTCTGCAGTAACCGAAGGCAACGGCCGGCCTGCGAAGCCATCCAAGCAAGTACTGGCATCGGTTAAAGCGGCACTGACCCAAGTCTGCACATTGCTGACGAGCCAAGACGAGTCCTTTCCGGCCACCCGCCGGAGTTCCAGGACCGATTTGCTGAGCCGGTCGGCGCCGTCAGCCATCCCTTGGGAGCAGTCCTTGAGAGCTCTGTACTCTCGAGGCTTCAACCCCTTGAGCTTATTCAGCTTCTTCACAAATGTCTTGGCGGAAACAGCCCGGGCTAGGGTCACCGACAAGGCGGTTTGAGCCATTTGGCGGGGGCTTTGCTTGATGGTGGCGGCGTAGGGGGAAAGGGACTCCACGCACAGCGTTGGGTACCTGGTGGCGCTGCATGAGGCCTTGATGAACCTCGTGGAGGCAGCCGAGTTGGCGGCCTCGCCGGCGGTGTAGAAGAGAGGGAGGATTAGTGCTAGGAGCGTAAAGTTGGCACGTGCCATGATCTTGATGTAATCAGATGATTGGGATTGTTGGGTAGCGAGAGTCGAATGTGAATTTATAACGAGCCCTTTGGATAGTTAATTGGTTTGGATTAACGTGCTTGCTTAATGCTCATGCGATGGTTAATTTGTGTAGAGTTTGGCAAAAAGGCAACATGGAGGGAGTGAGTTGGGAATGCACCAAACAAATTAGCATCAATTTGGGGACATGTTATTGTTAtatcctagctagctagctagctagctaatcctattaaattatatatgttcTGTGGATTAGGTAAAGGGCAtgtatagaaattaaaatgcattCCTATCTAATTGCGAAGACCAGTCAAAAGTTTCAATAAAATGCTAACCTTTCTCTCCTTTGAATTTAgtgccacatatatatattacaatattCTTTAAATGATGTCACAAAATTCTTAttaaaactcatatttttttatagagatgtcgctatttttatttttttcaatttaaaaggaaatttttcactaacaaaataaaagtgtaAGTTGGATCATCCTATTGCAACAATTAAGattattacatttaacaatttcGTTATGGATTAATATAatccaataaaaataattaaactattatactttaaaaaataaatttacaactAAAATAATTGCGTTGAATGTATAATATTATTCGTATATTTCTAGGCTCGAAAGGAAAATTTCTGAatgatatgtgtgtgtgaaaatgaatgacaaagagagaaaagaaagaaaacatgtttaGGATACAGacatatacattaattaattaatctgtcATTGCCTATTTTATAGAGCTGCCACTGGTGGAGACCTCGATTATGGAATGGCCATGTGTGAAAATAGGCGATTAATTGCCTCCAAATCCAGCATTAGTTGTGTTCTGTTCACTCAATTAAGCTTTTTCCCTGGAGAAGAAATGTTCTTCGATTAGAgtaatcaattgggtcattccGTAATGCATGGGCCGGGCTGGGACAAATCCCATTCAGGGCTGGCCCAATAGGCTTGGCGGGCCTCCCACCAATATTTTAAACGGGCAGAATGATTTTGTTCCTTCATCGTTAAGCACACCAAACACCAATCCAAATCTCCAATTGAGGCTCAAATTAAAAGAGGTGAGAAGGGTAGGGTCTGTCTATCCAAAAGCCTAGCCCAAGATAATTCAAACAAGCATCAAAGGCAGACTCAAGCCCAAGCCGATGCTCATAGCTGACTTATTCAGAGGACCAAATCTAACCGTTCGTTCACACTGCTTCATCGTACCTCGTGTTGATCTCTCCATCTACTATATAAAGGCATAGCATTcaaatgtaatatttattattatacatttatggTAATATTACTAcgttttttctccaaatataataactaataatttaaatattaaaaaatctaTGATGGGACCCATTTGTTATGGAAGAAGCCCTTGAGATAAGGCGGGAGCAAAAGATCAAAGTTGCAATTGGGCCTTTGGAGAAAAAGTGAAGGTCAAAAGCACACATTTCCATTTTATCTTCCTGCTTTCACAATGTCTTTTTATAATAAtgctatatataatataatatatatgcgaAGCTAAGATTTTAACagtattcattcattcattaaattagaaatgagaaaGCATTGGCTGAAACAAGTCGGTTTTTCTCTTCACAAACAAAAGTCTGTTTGAAAACACGTTTAAGATTCACGTGGTCCCGAAAATCGGTGAAAATGATGCGGATGGGGATGGCCGGGGTCCTCTTTGTCTCCAATACAACTAAGTATAACATTGAATAAATTATTCTCTAACTTAGAGGGTTGCATTCAAACTGAGCTAAGTCGAGCCTCAGCGAACCAACTTCTAGCCTCGAGCTCGACAAGCTTCTCGGAGGGGGGCTGTGCAGTAGACAGTGGCAGCGAGACAGAGAGGGAGATGTGCAGCAGTTATGGAAACAAAAATAGGGaaattgtattatttaaaaaaaaaaaaagaaacgaaGATGCCGaatgaaatgtaaattaaaaaaatataagagattttttgtaaaaaatatttttaatataaaaaataatttaaatgtaataCAAACAAGAAACAAGAAGTAACCGGCGACACAAACATCGAACAATAAGAAGCAATTGATAGCGAGTGCGAGAGGGAACGATCGAAAAAGAGAACAATAATTG
This genomic stretch from Diospyros lotus cultivar Yz01 chromosome 1, ASM1463336v1, whole genome shotgun sequence harbors:
- the LOC127791152 gene encoding 21 kDa protein-like; protein product: MARANFTLLALILPLFYTAGEAANSAASTRFIKASCSATRYPTLCVESLSPYAATIKQSPRQMAQTALSVTLARAVSAKTFVKKLNKLKGLKPREYRALKDCSQGMADGADRLSKSVLELRRVAGKDSSWLVSNVQTWVSAALTDASTCLDGFAGRPLPSVTAEVTNVMKLTSNALALVNQFAAKL
- the LOC127791141 gene encoding 21 kDa protein-like, with protein sequence MEGYISSCHLLLAFLIFTALLLVSPPVSAASQSQHYKTFIRTSCNVTTYPALCYKTLSPYATTIKLDPWSLCNAALSAAVTAAQKSSSTVLKLAKKKRLKAREAAVIWDCIENIQDSIEELKQSANAMRGIGGSEDKRFEMANIKTWISAAITDQDTCTDGFVDSEVSGNVKKKINRRISMFIGVASNALSLLNQLSY